The following are encoded together in the Lactuca sativa cultivar Salinas chromosome 1, Lsat_Salinas_v11, whole genome shotgun sequence genome:
- the LOC111916592 gene encoding major allergen Pru ar 1, with translation MGVLTYTDEHISTISPSRIFKASIIDSHNLMPKLLPDAIKSVEFIKGDGGAGSIKQINFAGGFVKHEIDEVNEKTFTYKYSLIEGMGISDKIEKVSYDIKFEGSPDNGTIAKMTTTIYTHGDFELKEEELNAGKEKVLGLYKVVEGYLLKNPDAYV, from the exons ATGGGTGTCTTGACATATACCGATGAACACATTTCCACCATATCTCCATCAAGAATTTTCAAGGCCTCAATTATCGACTCCCACAATTTGATGCCAAAACTCTTGCCAGATGCTATTAAAAGTGTTGAGTTTATCAAAGGTGATGGTGGGGCTGGAAGCATTAAGCAGATTAACTTTGCAGGAG GTTTTGTGAAGCACGAAATAGATGAAGTGAATGAGAAGACATTCACATACAAGTATAGTTTGATTGAAGGTATGGGCATATCAGACAAGATTGAAAAGGTGTCTTATGATATTAAGTTTGAGGGTTCACCTGATAATGGCACCATTGCAAAAATGACCACAACTATTTACACCCATGGTGATTTTGAACTCAAGGAAGAAGAACTAAATGCAGGCAAAGAAAAGGTTTTAGGGCTTTACAAGGTTGTGGAAGGCTACCTCCTCAAAAACCCTGATGCATATGTTTGA
- the LOC111916593 gene encoding uncharacterized protein LOC111916593, producing MLGVGRKPQSRCELLSIVKEHSNLLRKTVVDISQDTFDVEVDQKFWHDVLDSYFIGGRESKEQQDDDLLFFVREMSFHGHGYGSNDNFGRKSSYFVRRWDTKLDDLVGGITLNIDWRRSLYLNLIAHTSYSITVAICSHQSIQNHQSNQQTQPSPIYKIVKKVYASPSRVHFHLDSRKEVETTPAYPDICFAIDDFDSTFEAMVLTDADHCYCVVLNAVGGAAFPSEKLLEDSGLRENSTPKKLTLFSGFVSYQMVREAYDVGKSGFGSFLPFGLSHSKKTDRIYMKGPGGRGEVEVAVSGVLDQSLDESGLHSPLHISRGFKIGAMVRQAASVAEVAAKNVFAVMSSTRNSDGRKLPLKCCLMSISLPWEHIAYDLLFKGSPPINL from the exons ATGCTAGGTGTTGGAAGGAAACCCCAATCAAG GTGTGAATTGTTGAGTATAGTGAAGGAACATTCAAATTTATTAAGAAAAACCGTAGTAGATATTTCACAAGATACTTTTGATGTTGAAGTGGATCAAAAGTTTTGGCATGATGTTCTGGATTCATATTTCATTGGTGGGAGGGAGTCAAAGGAACAACAAGATGATGATCTTTTATTCTTTGTTAGAGAAATG AGCTTTCATGGTCATGGGTATGGATCCAATGATAATTTTGGAAGAAAGTCTTCTTACTTTGTACGCAGGTGGGATACTAAG TTGGATGATTTAGTTGGAGGGATCACATTGAATATAGATTGGAGGCGCTCATTATACCTGAATTTAATTGCCCACACTTCATATAGTATAACAGTGGCAATTTGCAG TCATCAGTCTATTCAGAATCATCAAAGTAATCAACAAACACAACCATCTCCTATATACAAG ATTGTGAAGAAAGTCTATGCATCTCCTAGCCGTGTCCATTTTCACTTAGACTCCCGAAAG GAAGTAGAAACAACACCAGCATATCCAGATATATGTTTTGCAATTGATGACTTTGATTCTACTTTCGAAGCCATG gtTTTGACTGATGCAGACCATTGCTACTGTGTGGTTCTAAATGCAGTTGGAGGGGCAGCATTTCCTAGTGAAAAGCTTCTAGAAGATAGTGGCTTGAGGGAAAATTCTACTCCAAAAAAG CTTACTCTATTCTCAGGATTTGTAAGCTATCAAATGGTTCGTGAAGCTTATGATG TTGGGAAATCTGGATttggaagctttttaccttttggTCTTTCTCATAGCAAAAAAACAGACAGGATATACATGAAAGGTCCTGGAGGTCGTGGGGAAGTTGAGGTGGCAGTTTCTGGTGTTTTag ATCAAAGTCTAGATGAATCTGGTCTTCACTCGCCTTTACATATATCAAGAGGATTTAAGATTGGTGCAATGGTTCGACAAGCTGCATCTGTTGCTGAGGTGGCAGCAAAGAACGTGTTTGCAGTTATGTCTTCAACAAGAAATTCAGATGGAAGGAAGCTACCCCTTAAATGTTGCCTCATGTCCATTTCACTACCTTGGGAACATATTGCTTATGATCTTCTTTTTAAG GGAAGTCCTCCAATTAACTTGTAA
- the LOC111916594 gene encoding 5-methyltetrahydropteroyltriglutamate--homocysteine methyltransferase, protein MASHIVGYPRMGPKRELKFALESFWDGKSSADDLQKVASDLRSNIWKQMKDAGIKYIPSNTFSYYDQVLDTTAMLGAVPSRYNWKGGEIGFDTYFAMARGNESVPAMEMTKWFDTNYHYIVPELGPDVVFSNASHKAVTEFKEAKALGVDTVPVLVGPVSYLLLSKPAKGVEKTFNLLSLLDKILPIYKQVITELKEAGATWIQLDEATIVKDLESHQLEAFTKAYSGLQSACSGVNVLIATYFADITADAFKILTSLPAVTGYTFDLVRGKNSLDLIKSSFPSGKYLFAGVVDGRNIWANDLAESLGILESLQGVVGKDKLVVSTSCSLLHTAVDLVNETKLDNEIKSWLAFAAQKIVEVNALAMALSGKKDEAYFSANAAALASKKSSPKVTNEAVQKAADALKGSTHRRATNVGARLDAQQKKNNLPVLPTTTIGSFPQTIDIRRVRREYKAKKITEEDYVKAMKEEINKVVKLQEELDIDVLVHGEPERNDMVEYFGEQLSGFAFTANGWVQSYGSRCVKPPIIYGDVSRPKSMTVFWSSMAQQMTKRPMKGMLTGPVTILNWSFVRNDQPRFKTCYQIALAIKDEVQDLEKAGIKIIQIDEAALREGLPLRKSEHAFYLDWAVHAFRITNVGVQDSTQIHTHMCYSNFNDIINSIIDMDADVITIENSRSDEKLLSVFREGIKYSAGIGPGVYDIHSPRIPSMEEIAERIKKTAAVLKREILWVNPDCGLKTRKYSEVKPALSNMVTATKKMRTELGNTK, encoded by the exons ATGGCATCTCATATCGTTGGTTATCCACGTATGGGACCAAAACGAGAGCTGAAATTTGCGCTTGAATCGTTTTGGGATGGTAAGAGCAGTGCCGATGATTTGCAGAAAGTGGCTTCTGATCTTCGATCAAACATCTGGAAACAGATGAAGGATGCTGGCATCAAATACATCCCTAGCAACACTTTCTCTTACTACGATCAGGTTCTTGACACCACAGCCATGCTTGGTGCTGTTCCTTCAAGATACAACTGGAAAGGCGGTGAGATTGGATTCGATACTTATTTTGCCATGGCTAGAGGAAACGAATCCGTCCCTGCTATGGAAATGACAAAATGGTTCGACACAAATTA CCATTACATTGTTCCTGAGTTGGGCCCTGATGTGGTGTTCTCAAATGCTTCTCACAAAGCCGTGACTGAATTCAAGGAAGCTAAAGCT CTTGGAGTTGATACTGTCCCTGTTCTTGTGGGCCCTGTAAGCTACTTATTGCTATCTAAACCTGCAAAAGGTGTTGAGAAAACCTTCAATCTTTTATCTCTTCTTGACAAAATCCTCCCAATCTACAA GCAAGTCATTACAGAATTGAAGGAAGCTGGTGCGACATGGATCCAGCTTGATGAGGCTACAATTGTGAAGGATCTTGAATCCCACCAATTGGAAGCTTTCACCAAGGCTTATTCTGGATTACAGTCAGCTTGTTCTGGTGTTAATGTTCTTATAGCAACCTATTTTGCTGATATTACTGCGGATGCATTTAAGATACTCACGTCATTGCCAGCTGTCACGGGGTACACGTTTGATTTGGTTCGTGGTAAAAACAGTCTTGATTTGATCAAGAGCAGCTTCCCATCTGGAAAATACCTCTTTGCTGGAGTTGTTGATGGAAGGAACATTTGGGCTAATGATCTTGCTGAATCTCTTGGGATCCTTGAGTCTCTTCAGGGTGTCGTTGGCAAAG ACAAGCTTGTGGTGTCAACCTCCTGCTCCCTCCTCCACACAGCTGTTGATCTTGTAAATGAAACCAAGTTGGACAATGAAATCAAATCTTGGCTTGCATTCGCTGCTCAAAAGATTGTTGAAGTCAACGCCTTGGCTATGGCCTTATCTGGTAAAAAAGACGAG GCATACTTCTCGGCTAATGCTGCTGCTCTAGCTTCAAAGAAGTCCTCACCAAAGGTGACTAATGAAGCTGTTCAAAAAGCT GCTGATGCTTTGAAGGGTTCCACCCACAGGCGTGCCACCAATGTTGGTGCTAGATTGGATGCCCAACAGAAGAAAAACAATCTTCCGGTTCTACCCACAACCACCATTGGTTCTTTCCCTCAAACCATTGACATTAGGAGAGTTCGTCGTGAATACAAGGCTAAGAA gATCACAGAGGAAGATTACGTTAAAGCCATGAAAGAAGAGATCAATAAAGTTGTGAAGCTTCAAGAAGAACTCGACATTGATGTGCTAGTCCACGGAGAGCCAGAG AGAAACGACATGGTTGAATACTTCGGTGAGCAATTGTCTGGTTTTGCCTTCACCGCCAATGGATGGGTGCAGTCTTACGGGTCCCGGTGTGTGAAACCGCCGATCATCTACGGTGATGTTAGCCGGCCAAAGTCCATGACCGTTTTCTGGTCCTCCATGGCTCAACAAATGACTAAACGCCCCATGAAAGGCATGCTCACCGGACCTGTCACCATCCTCAATTGGTCCTTCGTTCGTAATGATCAACCCAG ATTCAAAACCTGCTACCAGATTGCTTTGGCGATTAAGGATGAAGTCCAGGATCTCGAGAAAGCTGGAATCAAAATCATCCAAATCGATGAAGCTGCGTTGAGAGAAGGTTTGCCGCTCAGGAAATCGGAGCATGCTTTCTACTTGGATTGGGCGGTGCACGCTTTCAGAATCACCAACGTCGGCGTCCAGGACTCCACTCAG ATTCACACACACATGTGCTACTCAAACTTCAACGACATCATCAACTCCATCATCGACATGGATGCTGATGTGATAACAATCGAGAACTCGCGATCCGACGAGAAGCTTCTGTCGGTGTTCCGTGAGGGAATCAAGTACAGTGCTGGAATCGGTCCTGGTGTGTACGATATCCACTCTCCGAGAATACCATCAATGGAGGAAATTGCAGAGAGAATCAAGAAAACGGCTGCGGTTTTGAAGCGGGAGATTTTGTGGGTGAATCCTGATTGTGGACTGAAGACGCGAAAGTATTCTGAGGTGAAGCCGGCGCTATCTAACATGGTTACAGCCACCAAGAAGATGCGCACCGAGCTTGGCAACACAAAGTGA
- the LOC111916595 gene encoding double-stranded RNA-binding protein 4 isoform X1 — protein sequence MAHLYKSRLQNYAQKKNITFPVYSCEMQGPPHARLFKARVTLDGTTFEGPEFCTTLKDAEHAAAKVAFMALSPDGTQEDDCLYKSLLQELAQKKGLLLPVYATNRTGQPHMPCFSSTVEIAGECYAGQEARTKKQAEMNAAKVAFMALTEGVQRTNNAAVFSDIQIPGASISGSSSSQTVTIDDKESTLEQTTNKMRTISINDPPTYPIAKEPEKPKGCYGLKNLEDGLYMATAPTEDIQKKHAITMAPGVIHRPQPKTTSNVVDEAKLNIMRENLKTRANQAREGSGSGSGSGSNGKRNQSYVRVDLVKDSGSAMPHKTKIVIRAHAQGMTYEGPIHVSDDEWVAMKVNVEDEM from the exons ATGGCGCATCTATACAAAAGTAGACTCCAAAACTATGCACAAAAGAAGAACATTACTTTCCCTGTGTATTCTTGTGAGATGCAAGGCCCACCCCATGCTCGTCTCTTCAAAGCACGTGTCACCTTAGATGGAACTACATTCGAAGGACCAGAATTTTGCACCACATTGAAAGATGCAGAACATGCAGCTGCTAAAGTTGCATTCATGGCATTATCACCGGATGGAACACAAGAA GATGATTGTTTATACAAGAGTCTTTTACAAGAATTGGCTCAAAAGAAGGGTCTTCTTCTTCCTGTTTATGCCACAAATCGAACTGGCCAACCTCATATGCCATGTTTCTCCTCTACAGTCGAGATAGCAG GTGAATGCTATGCGGGGCAAGAAGCACGGACAAAAAAGCAAGCAGAGATGAATGCAGCAAAGGTTGCTTTTATGGCTCTTACAGAAG GGGTACAAAGAACGAACAATGCAGCTGTCTTTTCTGACATCCAGATTCCGGGAGCTTCTATTTCTGGATCTTCAAGCTCACAGACAGTGACAATCGATGATAAAGAATCTACCCTCGAGCAAACCACTAATAAAATGCGGACAATTTCCATTAATGACCCTCCCACTTATCCAATTGCAAAAGAACCCGAGAAACCAAaag GATGTTATGGATTGAAGAACTTAGAAGATGGACTCTATATGGCTACAGCTCCTACAGAAGATATACAAAAGAAGCATGCAATCACCATGGCGCCAGGTGTCATCCATCGACCTCAGCCAAAAACCACTTCGAATGTTGTTGATGAAGCGAAATTGAATATCATGCGGGAAAATCTCAAAACACGAGCCAATCAAGCTCGTGAAG GGTCAGGGTCAGGGTCAGGGTCAGGTTCAAATGGAAAAAGAAATCAATCTTATGTTAGGGTTGACCTTGTTAAGGATTCGGGTAGTGCAATGCCACATAAAACCAAGATTGTGATTCGAGCACATGCACAAGGCATGACGTATGAGGGTCCCATCCATGTTTCTGATGATGAGTGGGTGGCCATGAAAGTGAATGTTGAAGATGAAATGTGA
- the LOC111916595 gene encoding double-stranded RNA-binding protein 4 isoform X2, whose amino-acid sequence MAHLYKSRLQNYAQKKNITFPVYSCEMQGPPHARLFKARVTLDGTTFEGPEFCTTLKDAEHAAAKVAFMALSPDGTQEDDCLYKSLLQELAQKKGLLLPVYATNRTGQPHMPCFSSTVEIAGECYAGQEARTKKQAEMNAAKVAFMALTEGVQRTNNAAVFSDIQIPGASISGSSSSQTVTIDDKESTLEQTTNKMRTISINDPPTYPIAKEPEKPKGCYGLKNLEDGLYMATAPTEDIQKKHAITMAPGVIHRPQPKTTSNVVDEAKLNIMRENLKTRANQAREGSGSGSGSNGKRNQSYVRVDLVKDSGSAMPHKTKIVIRAHAQGMTYEGPIHVSDDEWVAMKVNVEDEM is encoded by the exons ATGGCGCATCTATACAAAAGTAGACTCCAAAACTATGCACAAAAGAAGAACATTACTTTCCCTGTGTATTCTTGTGAGATGCAAGGCCCACCCCATGCTCGTCTCTTCAAAGCACGTGTCACCTTAGATGGAACTACATTCGAAGGACCAGAATTTTGCACCACATTGAAAGATGCAGAACATGCAGCTGCTAAAGTTGCATTCATGGCATTATCACCGGATGGAACACAAGAA GATGATTGTTTATACAAGAGTCTTTTACAAGAATTGGCTCAAAAGAAGGGTCTTCTTCTTCCTGTTTATGCCACAAATCGAACTGGCCAACCTCATATGCCATGTTTCTCCTCTACAGTCGAGATAGCAG GTGAATGCTATGCGGGGCAAGAAGCACGGACAAAAAAGCAAGCAGAGATGAATGCAGCAAAGGTTGCTTTTATGGCTCTTACAGAAG GGGTACAAAGAACGAACAATGCAGCTGTCTTTTCTGACATCCAGATTCCGGGAGCTTCTATTTCTGGATCTTCAAGCTCACAGACAGTGACAATCGATGATAAAGAATCTACCCTCGAGCAAACCACTAATAAAATGCGGACAATTTCCATTAATGACCCTCCCACTTATCCAATTGCAAAAGAACCCGAGAAACCAAaag GATGTTATGGATTGAAGAACTTAGAAGATGGACTCTATATGGCTACAGCTCCTACAGAAGATATACAAAAGAAGCATGCAATCACCATGGCGCCAGGTGTCATCCATCGACCTCAGCCAAAAACCACTTCGAATGTTGTTGATGAAGCGAAATTGAATATCATGCGGGAAAATCTCAAAACACGAGCCAATCAAGCTCGTGAAG GGTCAGGGTCAGGGTCAGGTTCAAATGGAAAAAGAAATCAATCTTATGTTAGGGTTGACCTTGTTAAGGATTCGGGTAGTGCAATGCCACATAAAACCAAGATTGTGATTCGAGCACATGCACAAGGCATGACGTATGAGGGTCCCATCCATGTTTCTGATGATGAGTGGGTGGCCATGAAAGTGAATGTTGAAGATGAAATGTGA